The sequence AAACGGCGCACGCGGTAGAAGTACTCGCCCACGAACAGGCCGCCGACCAGGCCATAGTTCAGGCCGTTCGCGAACCACGACCAGGCCTCGCGCGAAATCGCGATCGGCGGCACGATGCCCATGCTGTCGAGCAGGCCGCCGGGCACCGCGCACAAGGCGAGCGCGAAATCGACGAGCGAGAGCAGCGTGAGCACGACCGCCCACACCACGGTGAGCCTGCGCGTGTAGGCGAGCAGTTCCGGCGCGACATCGCGCGGATGGATGCGATCGATCGCCGACATGATCCGCGTGATCAGCGGCACGTGGCCCGCGCGCAGCGTGCGCCCGAACGTCCATGCGACCAGCGCAACGATGATCGACGGCATCACCATCAGGGGCAGCAGCGCGTAGGGCGTCGTGGCGAACCACGCCAGCGCGGCGGCGACGAGCGCCATCGCGCCCCACGCCCACGGGCGCAGGCGCAGCAAGGGATCGAGCATCACGATGACCGCGACGTCGCCGAGCGCGATGGCGGCGAGCACCGGATCGTGGCGCAAGCTCGCGGCGTGCGCGAGAAAGGGATACGCGAGCGCGAGCAACAGCCGCGCCAGCGAGGTGGCGTTCAAGCGGCGCGGTGCTGTTCGACGTGCGCCGACAGCGCGCGCAGGGACCCGAAGATGCGACGGTTGGCGTCGTTGTCGGAGCGCAGCTGGAAGCCGTACTTCTTCGAGATCGCCAGCGCCAGTTCCAGCGCGTCGATGGAGTCCAGGCCGAGGCCTTCGTTGAACAGCGGCGCCTCCGGATCGATGCCGGCCGCGTCCACGCCCTCCAGGTTCAGGCTTTCGACGAGCAATTGCGCAAGATCGCGTTCGGCGGGACTCTGGGGCGACATCGGGTGTTCCGGAAGGTGAAGGTGACGGGGCATTCTAGCGGCGGCGGAGGCGAAAACCCCGCGTTATCATGCGGCCCATGACGACAGACGACGGCACCACAGGGAATGTGAAGACGGTCCAGGTCGATGTGCTCGTCGTGGGCGGCGGGCCGGCCGGCACCACCGCGGCCACGCTGCTGGCGCGCAAGGGCCATCGCGTGCTGCTCCTGGAAAAGGGCCGCCACCCGCGCTTCCACATCGGCGAATCGCTGTTGCCGATGAACCTGCCGATCCTCGAACGCCTGGGCGTGCTCGAACAGGTCCGCGCGATCGGCACGCACAAGCCGGGCGCCGAGTTTCCCGTCGACGACGTCAACTTCAACACCTTCCGCTTCGAACGCGCGATCGACGCGCGATTCGGCTACGCCTTCCAGGTCAAGCGCGAGGAGTTCGACCAGCTGCTGTTCGAACACGCGAAGGCCAACGGCGTGGACGCGCGCGAAGAAGTGAAGGTGGAGCGCATCGTCTTCGGCGACGACGGCCGCCCTTGCGAGGCCATCGCGCAGGACGCCGCCGGCAACGCGCTGCGCGTGCGCATGCGTTACCTCGTCGACGCCAGCGGGCGCGACACGCTCATCGGCGCGCAGCTCAAGCTCAAGAAGAAGAACCCGCTGCACCAGTCCGCGGCGATCTTCAGCCATTTCGCGGGCGTGGCGCGCCGCGAGGGCGAGGACGCGGGCAACATCACCGTGCAGCGCTTCGAACACGGCTGGATGTGGCTGATCCCCCTGCGCAACGACGTGATGAGCATCGGCGCGGTCTGCTTCCCCGAATACCTCAAGACGCGGCGCGGCGACAACGAAGGCTTCCTGATGCGCACGCTCGAAGCCGAGCCGTCCGCCTGGAACCGCATGCAGGGCGCCACGCGCGTCGCGCCGGTGCACGTCACCGGCAACTACTCCTATACCTGTACGAAGATGACCGGCCCGGGCTGGGTGATGGTCGGCGATGCCTATGCCTTCGTCGATCCGGTCTTCTCCTCCGGCGTGTACCTGGGCATGAACAGTGCCGAGCAGGCGGCCGAGGTGGTGGATGGCGCGCTGGCCGACCCTTCACGCGAGCGTGCCCTGCAGCAGGCGATGGAGACGCGCCTGAAACGCGGCCTCAAGCACTTCCAGTGGTTCATCTACCGCTTCACCACGCCCGTCATGCGACACCTGTTCAACAATCCGCGCAACGTCTGGCAGGTGGAGCAGGCCGTGATCTCGATGCTGGCCGGCGATGTGTTCGACAACGCGAAGGTGCTCCGGCGCCTGCGCCTGTTCCGCGCGATCTATGCGTTCACGGCGCTGCAGCTCGCCCCGTCGGCGCTGCGTGGGTGGGTGCGTCGTCGGCGCCAGGTCGGCGTGTCGGTGAGCGGCGATACCTTGCAGCAGGGGAATCCGTGAGCGCAGTCCAGCCCTTGCCGCACGCGCCGCGCCTGCACGTGGATTACGTGGCCGATGCGAGCGCGGCCTCGCTCGCCGCGCAGCTCGCGCGTCCGGACACGCTGGCCGTGTTCGGGTTCGGCCCCGATGCGCCGGCGGACGCGGATCCGCGCTACCTGCGCGTTCCGCTGCAGCCGCATGGCGTGGCGCCGCTCGAAGTCTGGCGCACGGAAGCCCCGGTGCGCGCTGGCACGCAGGGCGCGTTGCGCTTCGCCGAAACCGACACCCTGCAGTTCGGCTGGATCGAAGTCCCCGAAGGCGATGGCGGCCTGGAAGCGGCGAGCGAGCGCGCCTACGCGGAACTGTCGGCCTTCGTGCGTGCGCGCGGGTTTCCTTATCTGTTGCGCAGCTGGAACTACCTCGACGCCATCACCGAGGGCGACGGCGACCAGGAGCGCTATCGCCGCTTCTGCATCGGACGCGCCACGGGCCTGGGCGAAGTCATCGTCGGCACGCTGCCCGCCGCCACCGCGATCGGTCGTTGCGATGGCGTGCGCACGCTGCAGGTGTACTGGCTCGCCGCACGCACGCCCGGCACGCCCGTGGAAAACCCGCGCCAGGTGAGCGCCTATCGCTATCCGCGCCAATACGGCCCGCAACCGCCGAGTTTCGCGCGCGCGATGGTGCCGCCGTCGGAGGCGATGCCGCTGCTGTTGTCGGGCACGGCGAGTGTCGTGGGGCACGAGTCGAAGCACCACGATTGCGTCGAATCGCAGCTGGCCGAAACCTTCGCCAACTTCGAGAGCCTGATCGCCGCGGCCCGCGCCGTGCGGCCCGGCCTGTCGCCGCGCTTCGGCGCCGGTTCGCGACTGAAGGTCTACGTGCGCGACGCGCAGTCCCTGCCCCGCATCGCGCAGGCGCTGGAAACGCACCTGGACCCGACGGTGCCGCGCGTGCTGCTGCATGCGGCGGTGTGCCGCCGCGAGTTGCGTGTCGAAATCGACGGCGTGCTGTAAGGTGCGCGCCGAACCTTCAGGAGGAACGTGATGGGCCTGGTCAGTCTGCTGTGGGGAATCGTGTCGATCTTCTGGATGGTGATCGCGCTCATCCCGTTGCTCGGCGCGGCCAACTGGCTGCTCATTCCCTTCGCCTCGATCGGCGCGGTCATCGGCGCCATCGGCATCGCCATCACCTCGCCCGGCAACCGCGGGCGGGCGAAGGCGGGCATCGTGCTCAACGTCGTGGCGATCCTCGTGGGCATCGTGCGCCTGCACCTGGGCTTCGGCCTGATCTGAACGCGCGTTTGCAACGTTAGCGGCGCGTGAGCATCCGCGCGCCGGGCCGCACGGCCATTTGAAGCCGCTTGTAGGCCGAGCGCACCCTCGCTTCCCCAGACGAGCGAGGGTTTCGGACATGGCACCCAGGACCTCATTGCTGTTGGCCGGCATTGCGCTGGCCGGCGGCGTCGCGGTGGCGCACGCCGCGCAGACCACGCACGCCGAACGCCAGGCGGCGGCGGATGCGATGGCGAAGAACAAGGACAACGCCATCGCCGCGCAACCGCGCACGATGGCGCAGGCCGACGCGACGCAGTTCAGGACGAAGCGGGGCGGAACGGGCGTCCGCGTGGCGACGCAGTTGTGGAGCACGCTCGGTGTCGCGAAGGACGCCAAGGGCAACGCGCACATGACCGAAGGCGACGGCACCGCGCCGACGACGCCGGCGGAGGCGCCCCATGAATAAGCCGCTGCTCACGCTCTCCATCGCCATCGGTGTCGCGCTCGCGGGCTTCTTCGCGCATGCCGCCGACATCGTTCCCGTGAACCTCGACGACCCGAACGAGGGCTACAACGACACCACGCCGGTCGCACCCGTCGGCGGCAATCCCGGCACCACGCGAGGCGAGCAGCGCCGCATCGTGGCGCAGTTCGCCGCCGACCTCTGGGGCTCGGTGCTCCAGAGCGACGTGCCGATCTTCGTCGGTGCGCAGTTCAACCCGCTGGGCGACAACGTGCTCGGCTCCGCCGGCGCGAGCTTCATCTTCAAGAACGAACCCGAGTTTCCGCGGCAGGACACGTGGTTCAGCAGTGCGCTCGCCGATGCGTTGACGGGCCGCGACCTCAACCCGGGCTTCACCGACATCGGTTCGCAGTTCAGTTCCGACTTCGACTTCTACTACGGCCTCGACGGCAACACGCCCGCCGGGCAGCTCAGCTTCCTCGACGTGGTGATGCACGAATTCGGCCACGGCCTGGGCTTCCAGAATTTCGTGGACGAAGCGACCGGCGATTTCCAGTCGAACACGGCGGACATCTATTCGGTCTTCACCTTCGACAACACCAGCGGCAAGTTCTGGACGCAGATGAACAAGCCGCAGCGCAAGGTCTCGGCCACCAACTACGGCAACGTGGTGTTCACCGGTTCGAGCGCGCGCGCGGGTGCGGCCCTGGTCCTCGACGATCGCACGTCCTTCCGCGTCAACGCGCCCGCGGCGATCGCAGGCGTGTACGAGTACGGCACGGCGAGTTTCGGACCCGCGCCGACGGCGGCGAACTTCGGCGGCGGCGTCGTGATCGGCACCGATGCGGCGAATGCAACCGGTCCCTCCACGACGGACGGCTGCTCGCCGTTCACCAACGCGGCGGCAGTCGCGGGGCACATCGCGATCGTCGATCGCGGCAGCTGCGCGTTCGTGCTGAAGGCCACGAATGCGCAAGCGGCCGGCGCGACCGGCGTGATCGTCGCGAACAACGCCGCCGGCAATCCGCCGCCCGGCATGGGCGGCACGGATCCGACGATCGCCATTCCCGCGATCAGCGTGACGCAGCCGGACGGCGCCACGATCAAGGGCGCATCGGGCGTGCAGGTCGCGATCTTCGTCGATCCCGCGCACCTGCAAGGCGCCGACAATGCCGGTCGCCCGCGCCTGTACACGCCGAACCCGGTGGAGCCGGGCTCGACGGGTTCGCATTACGACACGGCGCTCGCGCCGAATGCCTTGATGGAACCGGCGATCAACGATTCGCTGAATGCCGCGTTGAACATCGACCTCACCGCGGACCTGCTCGAGGACACCGGCTGGCACCTCAACCCGGGCAATGCGTTGATCGCCGGTTGCAACACGACGATCGACATCGTCGACAACGCGGGCCTGATCATCGGTGCGAACGTGCAGGCGACGAGCAACCTGCTGTTGCGGACGTCGGCCAACAAGGGCGCCTACAAGAACGGCATGAAGGCCTATCGCGATCGCCTGGTCGGCGCGCACCTGATCACCACTGCGCAAGGCAACGCGTTGATGTCCTGCGTCAACAAAGTCTGACTGCGCCCTCGCGCACATTGAACAGGCGGCGGCTTCGGCCGCCGCCTACCGTTCGTCCAGTCAATTCGACCGCTCGCCGGTGCGCAATCGTTAGAGCCATGTGACGGCTCCCCGGAGAGCCGCGCCCCGTCTCACCCGTTCGGGTGAATACGCCGCGAGGCGTGTTGCATCGCGGTTTGTGTGCGCAATGCGGCGCTCGCAGACTCGACCGCAACCAGTCGAATCCCCCGACAGCCGCGACTGGTTTCCCCAAAAAGGATTTGCACGCCGGTGGCGTGTTTCGCCGGCGGAACGACTGTCGTTTCAGGACGAAAGGGGTTCTTCCAGATGAAAAAGGCAACTCTCGTTGTGGCCAGCGCCATGCTGGCTGCAGTGTCGTTCGGCGCGTCCGCGGCCAAGCCCGCGATGACGCACCAGGAGAAGCAGGATTTCGCGGCGAAGGCGCAGAAGAAGGCGACCGCCTTGCGCGCCACGCAGCCGCGTACGGAAGGCCAGGCCCGTGCGACGCTCAAGGGCGTGGCGGGTGGCGGCATGGCGATCCGCGTGCCCACCGAACTGTGGACCACGCTGGGCGTGCAGCACGAAACGAACGGCGCGGTGCGCATGACCGAAGCCGATGGCACGAGCGCTCCGAGCACGGAGGGCCTGCCCAATGAATAAGAATCTCCTCGCCCTGTCGGTCGCCATCGGCACCGCGTTCTGCGGCATGGCCAGCGCCACCGACATCGTCCCCGTCTACGCCGATGCGGCGGGCACGGGCT comes from Lysobacter sp. KIS68-7 and encodes:
- a CDS encoding phosphopantetheine-binding protein codes for the protein MSPQSPAERDLAQLLVESLNLEGVDAAGIDPEAPLFNEGLGLDSIDALELALAISKKYGFQLRSDNDANRRIFGSLRALSAHVEQHRAA
- a CDS encoding pteridine-dependent deoxygenase, which encodes MSAVQPLPHAPRLHVDYVADASAASLAAQLARPDTLAVFGFGPDAPADADPRYLRVPLQPHGVAPLEVWRTEAPVRAGTQGALRFAETDTLQFGWIEVPEGDGGLEAASERAYAELSAFVRARGFPYLLRSWNYLDAITEGDGDQERYRRFCIGRATGLGEVIVGTLPAATAIGRCDGVRTLQVYWLAARTPGTPVENPRQVSAYRYPRQYGPQPPSFARAMVPPSEAMPLLLSGTASVVGHESKHHDCVESQLAETFANFESLIAAARAVRPGLSPRFGAGSRLKVYVRDAQSLPRIAQALETHLDPTVPRVLLHAAVCRRELRVEIDGVL
- a CDS encoding ketosynthase — encoded protein: MNATSLARLLLALAYPFLAHAASLRHDPVLAAIALGDVAVIVMLDPLLRLRPWAWGAMALVAAALAWFATTPYALLPLMVMPSIIVALVAWTFGRTLRAGHVPLITRIMSAIDRIHPRDVAPELLAYTRRLTVVWAVVLTLLSLVDFALALCAVPGGLLDSMGIVPPIAISREAWSWFANGLNYGLVGGLFVGEYFYRVRRFPGRYTSFIDFLRKMAGLGPAFWRGAIHDTPVDG
- a CDS encoding NAD(P)/FAD-dependent oxidoreductase; the protein is MTTDDGTTGNVKTVQVDVLVVGGGPAGTTAATLLARKGHRVLLLEKGRHPRFHIGESLLPMNLPILERLGVLEQVRAIGTHKPGAEFPVDDVNFNTFRFERAIDARFGYAFQVKREEFDQLLFEHAKANGVDAREEVKVERIVFGDDGRPCEAIAQDAAGNALRVRMRYLVDASGRDTLIGAQLKLKKKNPLHQSAAIFSHFAGVARREGEDAGNITVQRFEHGWMWLIPLRNDVMSIGAVCFPEYLKTRRGDNEGFLMRTLEAEPSAWNRMQGATRVAPVHVTGNYSYTCTKMTGPGWVMVGDAYAFVDPVFSSGVYLGMNSAEQAAEVVDGALADPSRERALQQAMETRLKRGLKHFQWFIYRFTTPVMRHLFNNPRNVWQVEQAVISMLAGDVFDNAKVLRRLRLFRAIYAFTALQLAPSALRGWVRRRRQVGVSVSGDTLQQGNP
- a CDS encoding PA domain-containing protein, which encodes MNKPLLTLSIAIGVALAGFFAHAADIVPVNLDDPNEGYNDTTPVAPVGGNPGTTRGEQRRIVAQFAADLWGSVLQSDVPIFVGAQFNPLGDNVLGSAGASFIFKNEPEFPRQDTWFSSALADALTGRDLNPGFTDIGSQFSSDFDFYYGLDGNTPAGQLSFLDVVMHEFGHGLGFQNFVDEATGDFQSNTADIYSVFTFDNTSGKFWTQMNKPQRKVSATNYGNVVFTGSSARAGAALVLDDRTSFRVNAPAAIAGVYEYGTASFGPAPTAANFGGGVVIGTDAANATGPSTTDGCSPFTNAAAVAGHIAIVDRGSCAFVLKATNAQAAGATGVIVANNAAGNPPPGMGGTDPTIAIPAISVTQPDGATIKGASGVQVAIFVDPAHLQGADNAGRPRLYTPNPVEPGSTGSHYDTALAPNALMEPAINDSLNAALNIDLTADLLEDTGWHLNPGNALIAGCNTTIDIVDNAGLIIGANVQATSNLLLRTSANKGAYKNGMKAYRDRLVGAHLITTAQGNALMSCVNKV